The genomic window TAAGGTGTACAGCAAAAAAGGAATTACGGAAATATTGAATTTTCAAAACGTCAGAGGTAAGGCAAAACCGTATCAGGTAAAGCAGTTTTTGAAAATTATTGAAGAGCACAATTTAACAATTAAGGAGGGACAATAATATGCATTATCCGATAAAAGTATTCTACAGTGATGAAGATAAGGGTTTTATAGCCGTGATTCCTGATCTGCCCGGATGTTCAGCTTTTGGAGAGACGGAAAATGAGGCAATAAAACAGGTAAAGATTGCTCAGGAATTGTGGGTAAAAACAGCAAAAAAAGAGGGGAGAAAAATACCGCGCCCTTCATCAGAAGAAGCGTACAGCGGCAGGATACTTGCAAGGACTCCCAAATCACTTCATAGGATACTTATGGAGAAGGCAAAAGAAGAAGGAGTCAGCCTTAACCAATTTGTAATCTATCTCCTTTCAAGGGGAGTAGAAAAACGTACAGCTTCATTGAAATCTTAATTCGGGGCAAGTAGATTATAGCAAGGGTTAAAAGACCATTTATTCGTTTAAGCGAGGTATGACATGAAGAACATCGCCATAATTTTTATTTCCTTAATTTTATTCCTTCCCGCCATTGCTTTGTCTGAGACAAAAGAAATTATTTCAGAAGGCACATACAACATGGGCGATGGAGAAACCCCTTCCGTTGCTGAAAGCAGAGCCTTGCTTAATGCAAAGCAGATTGCCCTTGAACAGGCAGGGACTTATGTGGAGAGTTATACAAAAGTAGAAAATCTCCAATTGACTAAAGACGAAATACAGGTCTTGGCATCAGGCATTATGGAAGTGGAGATACTTGATAAAAAAAGAACTATTGTCGGCGACGGCTTTAATTTCTGGGTAAAGATAAAGGCAAAGGTTAATCCGGATAAAATCGGGGAGATGGCTAATAAAATTAAGCTGAAAGAAAAATCTCTTGTTGATGATTACAAAAAAATTCAGGAGGCTTATGAAAAGAGCCAAAAGGACATTGAAGAATTAAAGAAACAGTTGGCACAGGCAACGGGCGAAAAGAAGAAACAAGTTGAGGCAAAGATTGCTGATGATGAGAGATTGTTTCAGGCAAATGAGTGGTTTGATAAAGGATATGAATATTATTTAGCCAATGAATATGATAAAGCAATAGAGGCATACACAAGCGCAATAGCATTAAATCCAAACCATGCAGAGGCATATAATAATCGGGGGGTTGCTTATGACGAAAAAGGCCAGTACGACAGTGCGATTGAGGATTACAGCAGGGCGATTGTATTAAATCCAAAAGATGCGATTGCCTATTCCAATCGTGGGAATGCTTATAAAGGCAAAGGTCAGTATGACAGGGCGATTGAGGATTACAATAAGGCGATTGTATTAAATCCAAAAGATGCTGATGCATATTATAATCGTGGTCTTGCTTATGATGACAAAAATCAATATGACAAGGCTATTGCAGATTTTAATAAGGCAATTACTTTAAATCCAAAAAATGCAGGGGCCTATAATAATCGTGGAAATGCTTATAACGCAAAGGGACAACATGACGAGGCAATTGAGGATTTCAATAAGGCAATTACATTAAATCCAAAACTTGTTGATGCCTATAATAATCGTGGGAATGCTTATACTGACAAAGGTCAGTATGACAGAGCGATTGAGGATTACAACAGGGCGATTGAAATAAATCCAAGACTTGCAGATGCCTATTACAATCGTGGGAATGCTTATGCTGTCAAAGGTCAGTATGACAAGGCGATTGAGAATTTCAACAGAGCAATTGGAATAAATCCAAAACATGCTGAGGCCCATTACAATCGCGGGAAGGTTTATTATAATAAGGGAAATATGGGCAAGGCAATCTCTGATTTTCAAAAGGCATGTGATATGGGGCATGAGAATGGGTGCAAGGAAGCGCAGATGGTTTTACAAGAGAGATAACAAAAAATGGATGGGTTTGCGTAAAATGCCTATTAAGAATGGGAAAATATGGCTCCACATCCCCAATTTTATTTCTGCTGGCCCGGGGGCGGCTCATATTTATCTCCCGGCTCTACAACAATATGGATGCGTTTGGGCGAGTATCGGCTGGTACTCGGTCCGTAGTTGTCCAACAAGACCTGCAGGAACTCCGCGAAGGCTTCAATTTCGCCTGATTCCGATTCCTGATAGACAATTTCCTCAGTTTCAGCTTCCGGATCTTCTGATTCAATGCGCAACACCAAACCATTCTTAGCATTTCGGATTTGGAATTTCATCTTTCTTTCACCTCCTGTTTTTTCCCTCCCTTCCCCAGCAGATGGCTGATTGTCTCAGCGGTCACAAGGGCAAGGTCGCGCTCGCGTTCCAGAAAGGGGCGCACATAGGACGGGAAATGTGGGGACACAGAGCCTGTATTTCCTCTGTATTTAGCTAATTTCATATTACTTACATATCATATTTGATAAGTTAATGCAATGATATGTATACAGGGCGGGAATCCTTCTTCGGAAAGATTCTGGACAAGCCAGAATGACAAATTTAAAGGCATTTTCGGGTCAATGACGAATTTTTGTTAGTCATTCAACCCTCTCACCCCTTTATCACTCCCATCGGTCTAAGCCTTGCCACTTTTTTGGAAATGCCTGCGTTATGCACAACATCAACGACATTTGTAATATCCTTGTAAGCCTCAGGCATTTCCTCTGCAAGGGTTTCCCTGCCTGCTGACCGCACGATAATGCCTTTATCCGCCATCTCTCTCCATATGGCCCTGCCCTTTGCACGCTTTATTGCCTGATGCCTTGACATCACCCTTCCGGCGCCGTGGCACGTGGAGCCGAAAGTCTCCTGCATCGCCTTTTCTGTGCCTAAAAGGACAAAAGACGCCCTGCCCATATCGCCCGGAATCAAGACAGGCTGACCAATATGTTTGTATGCAATTGGAAGTTCAGGATGCCCGGGCGAAAATGCGCGCGTTGCGCCTTTTCTATGGACAATGAGTTTTGTTTTTTTGCCGTTTACGGTATGCTCCTCAACCTTTGCAATATTGTGTGCCACATCGTATATCAGGCTCATGCCTAAGGTTTTAGGCGAGGCATTAAATACATGCAAGAAGGATTCCTTGACCCAATGCATAATGCACTGCCTGTTGGCCCATGCATAATTGGCGGCAGCCCTCATTGCTGAAAGATAATCCTGCGCCTCAGGGCTGTTAAACGGCGCGCAGGCCAGCTCTTTATCAGGCAGTTCAATGCCGTATTTCCGCGCTGCATTTTCCATGACCTCAAGGAAATCCGTGCACACCTGATGCCCGAATCCCCTTGAACCCGTATGAATCATTACAGTAATCTGGTCTTTGAATAACCCGAGACTGTTTGCGGCCTTTTCATCATAAATCTCATCTACATACTGTATTTCAGTAAAATGATTCCCTGAGCCTAAAGTGCCCTGCTGCGCCCTTCCCCTTTCATATGCCTTTTGGCTTATTAAATCAGGGTTGGCGCCGTCAATGCACCCGCCTGATTCCGTATGCTCAAGGTCTTCCCTGTCCCCAAAACCCTGCTCCACCGCCCACCGCGCCCCTTTAAGAAGCAGTTTGCGTTCGTCTTCAGAGCCGAGGCGTATCTTGCCCTTTGAGCCGACGCCTGAGGGGATTTGGGTGTGTAAGACCTCCACGAGGTCTTTGACTCTGGGCGCAACCTCTTGTCTTTTGAGGCTGCTCCTCAGAAGACGCACACCTCAATTTATGTCGTAGCCCACACCGCCCGGAGAGATAATGCCGTCTTTAATATCAAACGCAGCCACTCCGCCGATAGTAAAGCCGTAGCCCATGTGGATGTCAGGCATTGCAAGCGATGCGCCGACAATGCCGGGAAGCATTGCGACATTTGCAACCTGCTCAACTGAGTGCGCCTCAAGCCCTTTTTCAAGGACCTCATCAACATAGATTATGCCTTTTGTCCTCATTCCATGCTTGTAGTCTTTGGGAACTTCAAGCCTTGCGCTGTCAATTCTATGGAGTCTTTCAATAGACATAGGATTACTCCTTTCCTGCTTGTTTTTTCATCCTTCAACCTCACGCCCCTGCCCTGTCTTCCAGCACCTTCAGTTTTGAAATTTCCCCGAGCGCTATAAGGGTATCTCCGATATCAATGGCTGTGCGGAAAGTCGGGTTAAATTTCATGTCGCCGCCGGGCTTTCTGACTGCAACAATTATAACCCCCAGATCTTTCCCAATGCCGCATTCGTCAAGCGTAAGCCCTTTAAGCTTTGAGCCTTTCTGAATTGTTATCTCCTCCATCTGAAGGTCTATGTTGCCGCTCTTTGTGGCAAATTCAATAAAATCAACAACCGCAGGCTTTACCACAGTGTGCGCAATCCTTAGCCCTCCGATGTGATACGGCGATACAACCCTGTCGGCGCCTGCCCTCACAAGTTTTTGCTCTGACCCTTCCTCACCGGCCCTCGCAACTATCATAAGGGCAGGCTTTAATCCCCTTGCAGTCAAAACAACATAAAGATTTTCAGCGTCAGTCGGCAGAACTGATATCAGCCCCTTTGCTTTTTCAATGCCCGCCTCCCTCAAGACTTCATCCTGAGTGGCATCGCCTTCAAGAAGTATGATGTCTTCCTTTTCCTGAATCAGGGCAGGCGTCTTCTCAATAATAATAAACTCCACGCCGCTCCCTCTGAGCTCCTTGCAGATTATCTTTCCCATCCTTCCATAACCGCAGATAATGTAATGGCCTTTTAAATCTTTAATTTGCTTTTCCAATCTCTTCCTCCCCAGTATGTCCTGAAGCTCTCCCTCCAGGACAAACTTTGCGCCTGTATTAAGCGTAAATAATATCGTGCCGGCGCCGCTTATTATTAGTATGATTGTAAATATCCTGCCGCCTGATGATAAATCATGGACTTCCTTGAATCCCACAGAAGCAATGGTGATTATCGTCATGTAAAGCGAGTCCAGCGCATTCCATCCCTCTATGACAATATAGCCCAGAGTGCCGAAGAGGACAATAAAAGCTATCAGCCCTAAAGAGAGCAGCAGCTTCATTTTGATAGTTTTCAAGTTATAATCTCCTTAAATAGATTATATATCAAAAATCACCTCTGCAAGCCATCCCGAATCATTTTTCTTTAAGAAAAGCCTGTGATATGTCGCGGCTTTAATAAGGAGCCTCTGTTCATGGATCTCAGGGTCAAAGTAACCGCCTGACACCTCAGCCTCAACGGCATTGCCATTTAAACTTACAGAAAATTGTTTTCCTATGAAACCATGCGTATCAAAGAGAAAAACCAATTCATTCAGCCAGCGTACAAACAGGCTTTCATAATTATCCGCCTCAACGGCAATCTGCTTTTTCTCGGTTTCCCTGATTTGCTCAGTATCTGTGATTAGTCCTGACATGCCCAAAGCGGCATTTTCAAAGAGTTCATTCAGCGTATTGCCGAAAACCCTAAGCCCGACATCACCGAATATGTCCAATGTCTCATAGCGTTTTTTATCCGCCATACTATTAGGACATTATACCACTACACAAAACCAAACGGCGTTCAGCCTGCATTTATTCATAGTGCGTCCACATACGTATGACTTTAACTGTT from Nitrospirota bacterium includes these protein-coding regions:
- a CDS encoding potassium channel protein; the encoded protein is MKLLLSLGLIAFIVLFGTLGYIVIEGWNALDSLYMTIITIASVGFKEVHDLSSGGRIFTIILIISGAGTILFTLNTGAKFVLEGELQDILGRKRLEKQIKDLKGHYIICGYGRMGKIICKELRGSGVEFIIIEKTPALIQEKEDIILLEGDATQDEVLREAGIEKAKGLISVLPTDAENLYVVLTARGLKPALMIVARAGEEGSEQKLVRAGADRVVSPYHIGGLRIAHTVVKPAVVDFIEFATKSGNIDLQMEEITIQKGSKLKGLTLDECGIGKDLGVIIVAVRKPGGDMKFNPTFRTAIDIGDTLIALGEISKLKVLEDRAGA
- a CDS encoding tetratricopeptide repeat protein — translated: MKNIAIIFISLILFLPAIALSETKEIISEGTYNMGDGETPSVAESRALLNAKQIALEQAGTYVESYTKVENLQLTKDEIQVLASGIMEVEILDKKRTIVGDGFNFWVKIKAKVNPDKIGEMANKIKLKEKSLVDDYKKIQEAYEKSQKDIEELKKQLAQATGEKKKQVEAKIADDERLFQANEWFDKGYEYYLANEYDKAIEAYTSAIALNPNHAEAYNNRGVAYDEKGQYDSAIEDYSRAIVLNPKDAIAYSNRGNAYKGKGQYDRAIEDYNKAIVLNPKDADAYYNRGLAYDDKNQYDKAIADFNKAITLNPKNAGAYNNRGNAYNAKGQHDEAIEDFNKAITLNPKLVDAYNNRGNAYTDKGQYDRAIEDYNRAIEINPRLADAYYNRGNAYAVKGQYDKAIENFNRAIGINPKHAEAHYNRGKVYYNKGNMGKAISDFQKACDMGHENGCKEAQMVLQER
- a CDS encoding type II toxin-antitoxin system HicA family toxin — its product is MSKTEKLFDKVKNNPQDIRFDEICKLAEIFGFRYKGGKGSHKVYSKKGITEILNFQNVRGKAKPYQVKQFLKIIEEHNLTIKEGQ
- a CDS encoding archease; the encoded protein is MADKKRYETLDIFGDVGLRVFGNTLNELFENAALGMSGLITDTEQIRETEKKQIAVEADNYESLFVRWLNELVFLFDTHGFIGKQFSVSLNGNAVEAEVSGGYFDPEIHEQRLLIKAATYHRLFLKKNDSGWLAEVIFDI
- a CDS encoding type II toxin-antitoxin system HicB family antitoxin translates to MHYPIKVFYSDEDKGFIAVIPDLPGCSAFGETENEAIKQVKIAQELWVKTAKKEGRKIPRPSSEEAYSGRILARTPKSLHRILMEKAKEEGVSLNQFVIYLLSRGVEKRTASLKS